The following proteins are co-located in the Dromiciops gliroides isolate mDroGli1 chromosome 2, mDroGli1.pri, whole genome shotgun sequence genome:
- the HAUS4 gene encoding HAUS augmin-like complex subunit 4 isoform X1 has product MASGDFCLPGEGMELLQQVCSKQLPPCNLTEEDLLQNPHFSKLLLSLSQYMDESGLSTTLADEQAEAWKEVRLQKTAWLRSEILQRLIQEMLVDYYVKTQDTDLTPEDKKFHESLEQRLLVTELTRLLDPSQKKEMPPLLGLEKSDLLELMPPSEDFVRMRECLQPKIEEQLKKKCFTLLCYHDPSSDSDSETLKAAKVWQLADVLTSEKQENQNAKKQQKEQTVLLEKQSSTYSQVLLRCLSLLQRLLQEHRLKTQSELDQINAQYLEIKCSAMILKLKMEELQILSDTYTAEKVEVHRLIRDSLEGAIRLQEQDMEKSRQVLSTYEVLGEEFDKLVKEYTHLKQATENKRWALQEFNKFNKSYH; this is encoded by the exons ATGGCATCAGGAGATTTCTGCTTGCCTGGAGAGGGTATGGAATTACTCCAGCAAG TATGCAGCAAACAGCTACCACCTTGTAACCTGACTGAAGAAGACCTCTTACAGAACCCTCATTTTAGCAAGCTCCTGCTAAGTCTTTCTCAATACATGGATGAGAGTGGTTTAAGCACCACCCTTGCAGACGAGCAAGCTGAG GCTTGGAAGGAGGTCCGGCTGCAAAAGACAGCATGGCTGAGGTCAGAGATTCTTCAGAGACTTATACAGGAAATGCTTGTGGACTACTACGTGAAGACACAGGACACAGATCTTACCCCAGAGGATAAGAAG ttTCATGAATCTCTTGAACAGAGGTTATTAGTGACTGAACTGACTCGACTTTTGGATCCAAGCCAAAAGAAAGAGATGCCACCTTTGCTGGGCCTGGAGAAGTCAGACTTGCTAGAACTGATGCCCCCTTCAGAG GATTTTGTGAGAATGAGGGAGTGTCTCCAGCCAAAAATTGAGGAACAACTGAAGAAGAAGTGTTTCACTCTGCTCTGCTACCATGATCCCAGTTCAG aTTCTGATAGTGAAACACTGAAAGCAGCAAAGGTATGGCAGCTGGCAGATGTGCTGACAAGTGAGAAGCAGGAGAACCAGAATGCCAAGAAACAGCAGAAGGAACAGACAGTACTACTTGAAAAGCAGAGTTCCACCTATTCTCAG GTGCTCCTCCGATGCCTATCACTGTTACAGAGACTTCTTCAGGAACACCGGCTAAAAACACAATCAGAGCTGGATCAAATTAATGCTCAGTACTTGGAGATCAAGTGTAGTGCCATGATTCTGAAGCTAAA GATGGAGGAGCTACAGATTTTATCAGATACTTACACAGCTGAGAAGGTGGAGGTTCATCGTCTCATTAG GGATAGTTTGGAGGGGGCCATTCGCTTACAGGAACAAGACATGGAGAAATCACGCCAGGTCTTGAGCACTTATGAGGTGCTGGGTGAGGAGTTTGACAAGCTGGTGAAGGAGTACACCCATTTGAAGCAGGCAACTGAGAACAAGCGCTGGGCTCTTCAGGAATTTAACAAGTTTAACAAGTCTTACCATTGA
- the HAUS4 gene encoding HAUS augmin-like complex subunit 4 isoform X2 — MDESGLSTTLADEQAEAWKEVRLQKTAWLRSEILQRLIQEMLVDYYVKTQDTDLTPEDKKFHESLEQRLLVTELTRLLDPSQKKEMPPLLGLEKSDLLELMPPSEDFVRMRECLQPKIEEQLKKKCFTLLCYHDPSSDSDSETLKAAKVWQLADVLTSEKQENQNAKKQQKEQTVLLEKQSSTYSQVLLRCLSLLQRLLQEHRLKTQSELDQINAQYLEIKCSAMILKLKMEELQILSDTYTAEKVEVHRLIRDSLEGAIRLQEQDMEKSRQVLSTYEVLGEEFDKLVKEYTHLKQATENKRWALQEFNKFNKSYH; from the exons ATGGATGAGAGTGGTTTAAGCACCACCCTTGCAGACGAGCAAGCTGAG GCTTGGAAGGAGGTCCGGCTGCAAAAGACAGCATGGCTGAGGTCAGAGATTCTTCAGAGACTTATACAGGAAATGCTTGTGGACTACTACGTGAAGACACAGGACACAGATCTTACCCCAGAGGATAAGAAG ttTCATGAATCTCTTGAACAGAGGTTATTAGTGACTGAACTGACTCGACTTTTGGATCCAAGCCAAAAGAAAGAGATGCCACCTTTGCTGGGCCTGGAGAAGTCAGACTTGCTAGAACTGATGCCCCCTTCAGAG GATTTTGTGAGAATGAGGGAGTGTCTCCAGCCAAAAATTGAGGAACAACTGAAGAAGAAGTGTTTCACTCTGCTCTGCTACCATGATCCCAGTTCAG aTTCTGATAGTGAAACACTGAAAGCAGCAAAGGTATGGCAGCTGGCAGATGTGCTGACAAGTGAGAAGCAGGAGAACCAGAATGCCAAGAAACAGCAGAAGGAACAGACAGTACTACTTGAAAAGCAGAGTTCCACCTATTCTCAG GTGCTCCTCCGATGCCTATCACTGTTACAGAGACTTCTTCAGGAACACCGGCTAAAAACACAATCAGAGCTGGATCAAATTAATGCTCAGTACTTGGAGATCAAGTGTAGTGCCATGATTCTGAAGCTAAA GATGGAGGAGCTACAGATTTTATCAGATACTTACACAGCTGAGAAGGTGGAGGTTCATCGTCTCATTAG GGATAGTTTGGAGGGGGCCATTCGCTTACAGGAACAAGACATGGAGAAATCACGCCAGGTCTTGAGCACTTATGAGGTGCTGGGTGAGGAGTTTGACAAGCTGGTGAAGGAGTACACCCATTTGAAGCAGGCAACTGAGAACAAGCGCTGGGCTCTTCAGGAATTTAACAAGTTTAACAAGTCTTACCATTGA